In one window of Microbacterium sp. PM5 DNA:
- the rfbB gene encoding dTDP-glucose 4,6-dehydratase: MRKLLVTGGAGFIGSNFVHHVIAHTDDHVTVLDKLTYAGNRTSLDGLPEDRLAFVEGDIADAALVDELFAGADAVVHYAAESHNDNSLNDPRPFLDTNIIGTYTLLEAARKHGTRMHHISTDEVYGDLELDDPERFTENTPYNPSSPYSSTKAGSDLLVRAWVRSFGVQATISNCSNNYGPYQHVEKFIPRQITNVIRGIRPKLYGKGENVRDWIHADDHSSAVLTILDKGVIGETYLIGADGEKDNKTVVELILTLMGQPADAYDHVTDRAGHDLRYAIDSTKLRTELGWAPQYRDFEAGLAATIDWYQRNEAWWAPAKDGVEAFYASKGQ, encoded by the coding sequence ATGCGAAAGCTCCTCGTCACCGGCGGCGCCGGCTTCATCGGCTCCAACTTCGTCCACCACGTCATCGCGCACACCGACGACCACGTCACCGTGCTCGACAAGCTGACGTACGCCGGAAACCGGACCTCGCTGGACGGGCTCCCGGAGGACCGGCTCGCGTTCGTCGAGGGCGACATCGCCGATGCGGCGCTGGTCGACGAGCTGTTCGCCGGGGCGGATGCGGTGGTGCATTACGCCGCGGAATCGCACAACGACAACAGCCTGAACGATCCACGTCCGTTCCTGGACACCAACATCATCGGCACGTACACGCTGCTGGAGGCCGCGCGTAAGCACGGGACGCGTATGCATCACATCTCGACCGATGAGGTGTACGGGGACCTCGAGCTGGATGATCCGGAACGGTTCACGGAGAACACCCCCTACAACCCCTCGTCGCCGTACTCGTCGACGAAGGCGGGTTCCGACCTCCTCGTGCGCGCCTGGGTGCGCTCCTTCGGCGTGCAGGCGACCATCAGCAACTGCTCGAACAACTACGGCCCGTACCAGCACGTCGAGAAGTTCATCCCGCGCCAGATCACGAACGTGATCCGCGGCATCCGTCCGAAGCTGTACGGCAAGGGTGAGAACGTGCGCGACTGGATCCACGCCGACGACCACTCCTCCGCCGTGCTCACGATCCTCGACAAGGGTGTCATCGGCGAGACGTACCTGATCGGTGCGGATGGGGAGAAGGACAACAAGACCGTCGTCGAACTGATCCTCACCCTCATGGGTCAGCCCGCCGACGCCTACGACCACGTGACCGACCGTGCCGGCCACGACCTCAGGTACGCGATCGATTCGACGAAGCTGCGCACCGAGCTCGGCTGGGCTCCGCAGTACCGGGATTTCGAGGCGGGTCTTGCCGCGACGATCGACTGGTACCAGCGGAACGAAGCATGGTGGGCGCCGGCGAAGGACGGCGTCGAAGCGTTCTACGCGTCGAAGGGGCAGTGA
- a CDS encoding acyl-CoA carboxylase subunit beta: MQPVTSPQPDLSTTAGKIADLRARYQEAVLDAEVRAQEKQHAKGKMTARERIELLVDPGTFVEFDEYVRHRTTAFGMDRSRPYGDSVVTGVGTIHGRTIAVYAQDFTTFGGSLGEVAGDKIIKIMEYALRGGMPIIGILDSGGARIQEGVVALGKYGEIFRLNTAASGVIPQISIIMGPAAGGAVYSPALTDFVVMVDKTSQMFVTGPDVIKTVTGEDVGMEELGGAYTHNTRSGVAHYLAEDEDDAIDYVRSMVGFLPDNNMAEIPVYENGFEWETTDADRTLNAVVPDSPNQPYDIHQVISHIVDGGDFLEVQPLFAPNIVIGLGRVEGRTVGIIANQPSQMAGTLNIEAGEKASRFVRFCDAFSIPILTLVDVPGYLPGTDQEWTGVIRRGAKLLYAYAEATVPLVTVILRKAYGGAYIVMGSKQLGADVNLAWPTAEIAVMGGQGAVNILYRGEIRKAEEAGEDVAAVRQRLANEYTYNVASPFLAAERGELDGIIEPAQTRVAVAKALRSLRGKRASLPPKKHGNIPL; this comes from the coding sequence GTGCAGCCAGTGACGTCCCCGCAGCCCGACCTGTCCACCACCGCCGGCAAGATCGCCGACCTGCGGGCCCGCTATCAGGAGGCGGTCCTCGACGCGGAGGTGCGCGCCCAGGAGAAGCAGCACGCGAAGGGCAAGATGACCGCCCGCGAGCGCATCGAGCTGCTCGTGGACCCCGGCACCTTCGTGGAGTTCGACGAATACGTGCGTCACCGCACGACCGCCTTCGGAATGGACCGGTCGCGTCCGTACGGCGACTCGGTCGTGACGGGCGTGGGGACCATCCACGGCCGCACGATCGCCGTCTACGCGCAGGACTTCACCACCTTCGGCGGATCGCTGGGCGAGGTCGCGGGCGACAAGATCATCAAGATCATGGAGTACGCCCTGCGCGGCGGCATGCCGATCATCGGCATCCTCGACTCCGGTGGCGCCCGCATCCAGGAGGGCGTGGTCGCTCTCGGCAAGTACGGCGAGATCTTCCGCCTCAACACCGCCGCCTCCGGTGTGATCCCGCAGATCTCGATCATCATGGGGCCCGCCGCCGGCGGCGCCGTGTACTCCCCCGCCCTCACCGACTTCGTGGTCATGGTCGACAAGACCAGTCAGATGTTCGTCACCGGTCCCGACGTCATCAAGACGGTCACCGGCGAGGACGTCGGCATGGAGGAGCTCGGCGGCGCGTACACCCACAACACGCGCTCCGGAGTCGCGCACTACCTCGCCGAGGACGAGGACGACGCGATCGACTACGTCCGCTCGATGGTGGGCTTCCTGCCCGACAACAACATGGCGGAGATCCCGGTCTACGAGAACGGCTTCGAGTGGGAGACCACCGACGCCGACCGCACCCTCAACGCGGTCGTCCCCGACTCCCCCAACCAGCCGTACGACATCCACCAGGTGATCTCGCACATCGTCGACGGCGGCGACTTCCTCGAGGTGCAGCCGCTGTTCGCGCCGAACATCGTCATCGGCCTCGGCCGCGTCGAGGGCCGCACGGTCGGCATCATCGCGAACCAGCCGTCGCAGATGGCCGGCACCCTCAACATCGAAGCCGGCGAGAAGGCCAGTCGCTTCGTGCGCTTCTGCGACGCGTTCTCCATCCCGATCCTGACCCTCGTCGACGTGCCCGGCTACCTTCCCGGCACCGACCAGGAGTGGACCGGCGTGATCCGCCGCGGTGCGAAGCTGCTGTACGCCTACGCCGAGGCGACCGTGCCGTTGGTCACCGTGATCCTGCGCAAGGCGTACGGCGGCGCCTACATCGTCATGGGCTCCAAGCAGCTGGGCGCCGACGTCAACCTCGCCTGGCCGACGGCGGAGATCGCCGTGATGGGCGGACAGGGTGCCGTCAACATCCTCTACCGCGGCGAGATCCGCAAGGCGGAGGAAGCCGGCGAAGACGTGGCCGCCGTTCGTCAGCGCCTCGCGAACGAGTACACCTACAACGTCGCGTCGCCCTTCCTGGCAGCCGAGCGCGGCGAGCTGGACGGGATCATCGAGCCCGCGCAGACCCGCGTGGCCGTCGCGAAGGCGCTGCGGTCGCTGCGCGGGAAGCGGGCCAGCCTGCCCCCGAAGAAGCACGGTAACATCCCGCTATGA
- a CDS encoding 5-(carboxyamino)imidazole ribonucleotide synthase: MDATKRSTMALTLGIVGGGQLARMMIAPAVELGVRVRVLAEEEGMSAALAATAVGDYRDLDTVRAFARDVDVVTFDHEHVPQDVLRALVANGIRVHPGPDALQFAQDKLAMRARLAELGMPQPEWAAVTDAAELQSFLDANGGRVVVKTPRGGYDGKGVRVVSDPAEVADWFDGGALLAEELVDFSRELAQQVARRPSGELRAYPVVETVQRGGVCAEVVAPAPHGGARLTEVAASIGTSIAEGLGVTGMLAVELFETTDERLLVNELAMRPHNSGHWSQDGAVTGQFEQHVRAVLDLPLGDPTARQPWAVMVNILGGPETDSLESRFPAVLAAHPAVKVHTYGKAPRPGRKVGHVNAFGDDVDAVVYEARAAAAFFAD, from the coding sequence ATGGATGCGACGAAAAGGAGCACCATGGCACTCACCCTCGGCATCGTGGGCGGCGGGCAGCTCGCCCGGATGATGATCGCTCCGGCGGTGGAGCTCGGCGTCCGCGTGCGCGTGCTCGCCGAAGAAGAGGGGATGTCCGCCGCGCTCGCGGCGACCGCCGTCGGCGACTACCGCGACCTCGACACCGTCCGCGCATTCGCTCGCGACGTCGACGTCGTCACCTTCGACCACGAACACGTCCCGCAGGACGTGCTGCGGGCGCTGGTGGCCAACGGCATCCGCGTGCACCCCGGTCCCGACGCGCTCCAGTTCGCCCAGGACAAGCTCGCGATGCGAGCGCGCCTGGCCGAGCTCGGCATGCCGCAGCCGGAATGGGCGGCCGTCACGGACGCCGCCGAGCTGCAGAGCTTCCTCGACGCCAACGGCGGGCGCGTGGTCGTCAAGACGCCGCGAGGCGGTTACGACGGCAAGGGGGTGCGGGTCGTCAGCGATCCCGCCGAGGTCGCCGACTGGTTCGACGGTGGCGCGCTGCTGGCCGAAGAGCTCGTCGACTTCTCGCGCGAACTGGCGCAGCAGGTCGCGCGCCGTCCCTCCGGTGAGCTGCGCGCGTATCCCGTCGTCGAGACGGTGCAGCGCGGCGGCGTGTGCGCCGAGGTGGTCGCACCGGCGCCGCACGGCGGCGCCCGGCTCACGGAGGTCGCGGCCTCGATCGGCACGAGCATCGCGGAAGGGCTGGGTGTGACCGGGATGCTGGCCGTCGAGCTGTTCGAGACCACGGACGAGCGTCTGCTGGTCAACGAACTCGCCATGCGGCCACACAACAGCGGCCACTGGAGTCAGGACGGTGCCGTCACCGGACAGTTCGAGCAGCACGTGCGCGCGGTGCTCGACCTGCCGCTGGGTGACCCGACGGCGCGCCAGCCCTGGGCGGTCATGGTGAACATCCTCGGCGGACCCGAGACCGATTCGCTGGAGAGCCGCTTTCCGGCCGTGCTCGCCGCGCACCCCGCGGTGAAGGTGCACACCTACGGCAAGGCGCCGCGGCCCGGGCGCAAGGTCGGCCACGTCAACGCCTTCGGCGACGACGTGGATGCCGTCGTGTACGAGGCACGCGCCGCGGCCGCGTTCTTCGCCGACTGA
- a CDS encoding biotin--[acetyl-CoA-carboxylase] ligase, with protein sequence MSIPTEGYPLTAAVSPRVHVIESVDSTNAKLLRDVEGAPDAHPHLSMLVTRDQRAGRGRLDRTWVTPPGSAVAISVVLRVGAVAVHDRGWIPLVAGAAMVDAVAAQLPGNAVALKWPNDVLVDGRKICGILAEVLPADPHTVVLGAGVNTAMTEADLPVPTATSFAVSGVDVDEDRLLADYVSGLRDLIAELAVRGGDAVAPTVAERCATIGTQVSVTVPEGTALVGRALRLDPDGRLVVAIVDGAERIVGAGDVVHVR encoded by the coding sequence ATGTCGATTCCCACCGAGGGCTATCCCCTGACCGCCGCGGTCTCGCCGCGGGTGCACGTCATCGAGAGCGTCGACTCGACGAATGCGAAGCTCCTCCGTGACGTCGAGGGCGCCCCCGACGCCCACCCGCATCTGTCCATGCTCGTGACGCGTGATCAGCGCGCCGGACGTGGACGTCTCGACCGCACCTGGGTCACACCTCCGGGCTCTGCGGTCGCGATCTCGGTGGTGCTGCGCGTCGGCGCGGTCGCCGTGCACGATCGGGGCTGGATTCCCCTCGTCGCCGGAGCGGCGATGGTCGACGCGGTCGCCGCGCAGCTGCCCGGGAACGCCGTCGCGCTGAAGTGGCCGAACGACGTGCTCGTCGATGGTCGCAAGATCTGCGGCATCCTCGCCGAGGTCCTGCCCGCCGATCCGCATACCGTCGTTCTCGGCGCCGGGGTGAACACGGCGATGACGGAGGCGGACCTGCCCGTGCCGACGGCGACCTCTTTCGCGGTCTCGGGTGTCGACGTCGACGAAGACCGTCTGCTCGCCGACTACGTCAGCGGCCTGCGGGACCTGATCGCGGAATTGGCGGTCCGCGGAGGCGACGCCGTCGCGCCGACGGTCGCCGAGCGGTGCGCGACGATCGGGACTCAGGTGAGTGTGACCGTGCCGGAGGGAACGGCGCTCGTGGGACGCGCGCTCCGCCTGGATCCCGATGGCCGGCTGGTGGTCGCCATCGTCGACGGTGCCGAGCGCATCGTCGGTGCGGGTGACGTCGTGCACGTACGCTGA
- the purE gene encoding 5-(carboxyamino)imidazole ribonucleotide mutase gives MGSDSDWRVMSDASQVLSEFTIEHEVEVVSAHRTPDKLLRYGREARERGLRVIIAGAGGAAHLPGMLASVTALPVIGVPVQLATLEGLDSLLSIVQMPAGIPVATVSINGAKNAGLLAARILGASDARIADRVEHYARTLEAQVEEKNLRLKESL, from the coding sequence ATGGGATCGGACTCCGACTGGCGCGTCATGAGCGATGCCTCTCAGGTGCTCAGCGAGTTCACGATCGAGCACGAAGTCGAAGTCGTCTCCGCTCATCGCACGCCCGACAAGCTGCTGCGATACGGGCGTGAGGCTCGGGAGCGTGGCCTGCGTGTGATCATCGCGGGTGCGGGTGGTGCGGCTCATCTGCCGGGCATGCTCGCGTCGGTCACCGCATTGCCGGTGATCGGTGTGCCGGTGCAGCTGGCGACGCTCGAGGGGCTCGACTCGCTGCTCAGCATCGTGCAGATGCCGGCGGGGATTCCCGTGGCGACCGTGTCGATCAACGGTGCCAAGAACGCCGGTCTGCTGGCGGCGCGGATCCTCGGTGCGTCCGACGCCCGGATCGCCGACCGTGTCGAGCACTACGCGCGCACCCTCGAGGCGCAGGTCGAGGAGAAGAATCTGCGCCTGAAGGAGTCACTGTGA
- a CDS encoding LCP family protein: MSTAAPPRSPRAAAEPVIVGEQPMRRPDTRSPRVMTRRAWWLLALNFLVPGSAQVLAGSRRLGRVGLTATLIMWVGVVVAAVAALVWPTLLFTLGTNAAALLAVQLVLLAYAVLWVVLTIDTLRLIRLVNLRAGARPLVATLAIVGLLVGSGGAVYAAQQLLAPAREAIASIFTNNAPPVPPSNGYYNFLLLGADSGLGRDSMRFDSISVVSVNAETGAVHITGIPRDLAYAPFADGPMHDRYPDGFEGHPSPTCGWGPGINQLMNAVEICQPDEGKDIYPDAAANSSTPAVEATKDAAEGILGIQIPYYVFVDMKGFADIVDALGGVDITVQERLPKGGGPTYEGEPAEDWAIGWIEAGPQHMDGDTAQWYARSRYTTSDWDRMRRQRELQQAILAQANPANVLSRFQAVAAAGSDLVKTDIPDSMLGFLVQLGVKAKEQPVQTLELTPEGAGIDTDNPTPDQYAHVRDLIQQALYPPSPSPTSEG; encoded by the coding sequence GTGAGCACGGCCGCACCGCCGCGCTCGCCGCGGGCCGCCGCCGAGCCGGTGATCGTCGGCGAGCAGCCGATGCGTCGACCCGACACACGGTCGCCGCGCGTGATGACCCGCCGCGCCTGGTGGCTGCTGGCCCTGAACTTCCTGGTTCCCGGCTCGGCGCAGGTCCTAGCAGGAAGCCGGCGCCTCGGCCGGGTGGGGCTGACGGCGACGCTGATCATGTGGGTGGGCGTGGTCGTCGCGGCCGTAGCGGCTCTGGTGTGGCCGACGCTGCTGTTCACGCTCGGCACCAACGCGGCCGCACTGCTGGCCGTCCAGCTGGTGCTCCTGGCCTACGCCGTGCTGTGGGTCGTGCTGACGATCGACACCCTCCGTCTGATCCGCCTCGTGAATCTGCGAGCGGGAGCGAGGCCGCTGGTGGCGACGCTCGCCATCGTCGGGCTCCTCGTCGGCAGCGGCGGCGCTGTCTACGCCGCCCAGCAGCTGCTGGCGCCCGCGCGCGAGGCGATCGCGTCGATCTTCACGAACAACGCGCCGCCCGTTCCGCCGTCCAACGGCTACTACAACTTCCTCCTGCTCGGAGCCGACAGCGGACTGGGCCGGGACTCCATGCGGTTCGACAGCATCTCCGTGGTGTCGGTAAACGCCGAGACCGGCGCGGTGCACATCACCGGCATCCCGCGCGATCTCGCGTACGCGCCGTTCGCCGACGGTCCCATGCACGATCGGTACCCCGACGGTTTCGAGGGGCATCCCTCGCCGACGTGCGGGTGGGGGCCGGGCATCAATCAGCTGATGAACGCGGTGGAGATCTGCCAGCCCGACGAGGGCAAGGACATCTACCCGGATGCCGCGGCGAACAGCTCCACGCCGGCCGTCGAGGCCACGAAGGATGCCGCGGAAGGCATTCTCGGCATCCAGATCCCGTACTACGTCTTCGTCGACATGAAGGGCTTCGCCGACATCGTCGACGCGCTCGGCGGCGTGGACATCACCGTGCAGGAGCGGCTGCCGAAGGGGGGCGGACCCACCTACGAGGGGGAGCCCGCCGAGGACTGGGCGATTGGGTGGATCGAGGCGGGGCCGCAGCACATGGACGGCGACACGGCGCAGTGGTACGCCCGATCGCGGTACACGACGAGCGACTGGGACCGGATGCGGCGGCAGCGTGAGTTGCAGCAGGCGATCCTCGCGCAGGCGAACCCGGCGAACGTGTTGAGCCGTTTCCAGGCGGTCGCCGCGGCGGGTTCGGACCTCGTCAAGACCGACATCCCGGACTCGATGCTCGGATTCCTCGTGCAGTTGGGCGTGAAGGCCAAGGAGCAGCCGGTGCAGACCCTCGAGCTCACCCCCGAGGGCGCCGGCATCGACACCGACAACCCGACCCCCGACCAGTACGCGCACGTGCGCGACCTCATCCAGCAGGCGCTCTATCCGCCGTCTCCGTCTCCGACGAGCGAAGGCTGA
- a CDS encoding PH domain-containing protein, protein MRAHARGLFWSALVLIAVAGATGYFTGNLPEPLQDWMLWAAAGLVVALLVVIPYVRWWTHTYTVTTRRVVEQSGVFGRRRREVLHARGYTIEERRGPLQRLWGAGTLVLSNGVDEPLRMVNVPAARLLHEALSDQVEVSQILAHRDGHWDGATAPLIGDPPPLPR, encoded by the coding sequence GTGCGGGCGCACGCGCGCGGTCTGTTTTGGTCGGCGCTGGTGCTGATCGCCGTGGCCGGGGCCACGGGCTACTTCACGGGAAATCTGCCGGAGCCACTGCAGGACTGGATGCTGTGGGCCGCCGCAGGCCTCGTCGTCGCGCTGCTGGTCGTGATCCCCTACGTCCGATGGTGGACGCACACCTACACCGTGACGACGCGCCGCGTCGTCGAGCAGTCGGGCGTCTTCGGCCGTCGACGCCGGGAAGTGCTGCACGCCCGCGGGTACACCATCGAGGAGCGTCGCGGTCCGCTGCAGCGGCTGTGGGGCGCCGGCACGCTCGTGCTGTCGAACGGTGTCGATGAGCCGCTGCGTATGGTCAACGTCCCCGCGGCGCGCCTGCTGCACGAGGCCCTGTCCGATCAGGTGGAAGTCAGCCAGATCCTCGCGCATCGCGACGGGCACTGGGACGGCGCCACCGCCCCGCTCATCGGCGACCCGCCGCCGCTGCCGCGCTGA
- a CDS encoding bifunctional dTDP-4-dehydrorhamnose 3,5-epimerase family protein/NAD(P)-dependent oxidoreductase: protein MTEYGKNLAVTETPIPGLVVFDLPVHGDARGWFKENWQREKMTALGLPDFGPVQNNISFNDAVGTTRGIHAEPWDKWVSVATGRIFGAWVDLREGPTFGAVYTTELDPSKAIFVPRGVGNSYQTLEADTAYTYLVNDHWSPSAEYSFLNLADETAAIDWPIPLDEVEISEKDKNHPRLADVTPIPPKKILVIGSNGQLGTALRAQYGDAAHVEYTDRSSLDITAPGLDRARRWRDYGVIINAAAYTKVDLAETEEGRRDAWAANATAVAALARVAAANDITLVHVSSDYVFDGTLDRPYTEDDAVCPLGVYGQTKAAGDQIVSGVPRHYIVRTSWVIGDGNNFVRTMAALAARGVDPKVVSDQTGRLTFTADIAAGIQHLLTTGAEYGTYNLTGGGEPTTWAGIARRVFELTGHDPARVTGVTTDDYFAAATAPVAPRPRNSVLDLSKIAAAGWAPAAFEDSLGAYLGHASGRP from the coding sequence GTGACCGAGTACGGGAAGAACCTTGCGGTCACCGAAACCCCGATCCCGGGGCTGGTGGTGTTCGATCTGCCGGTGCATGGGGATGCGCGCGGCTGGTTCAAGGAGAACTGGCAGCGGGAGAAGATGACCGCACTCGGCCTGCCCGATTTCGGCCCCGTGCAGAACAACATCTCCTTCAACGATGCTGTCGGCACCACCCGCGGCATCCACGCCGAACCGTGGGACAAGTGGGTGTCGGTCGCGACCGGACGCATCTTCGGCGCCTGGGTGGACCTGCGCGAAGGCCCCACCTTCGGGGCCGTGTACACGACAGAGCTGGACCCGTCGAAAGCGATCTTCGTCCCCCGCGGCGTCGGCAACTCCTACCAAACCCTCGAAGCGGACACCGCGTACACGTACCTCGTGAACGATCACTGGTCGCCGAGCGCGGAGTACTCGTTCCTCAACCTCGCCGACGAGACCGCCGCGATCGACTGGCCGATCCCGCTGGACGAGGTCGAGATCAGCGAGAAGGACAAGAACCACCCCCGCCTCGCGGACGTGACGCCCATCCCACCGAAGAAGATCCTCGTCATCGGGTCGAACGGGCAGCTCGGCACGGCCCTGCGCGCCCAGTACGGCGACGCCGCCCACGTCGAGTACACCGACCGCAGCTCCCTCGACATCACCGCGCCCGGCCTCGACCGCGCGCGCCGCTGGCGGGACTACGGCGTCATCATCAACGCCGCCGCGTACACCAAGGTCGATCTCGCCGAGACCGAGGAAGGGCGCCGCGACGCATGGGCGGCCAACGCGACCGCCGTCGCCGCCCTCGCCCGCGTGGCGGCCGCGAACGACATCACACTCGTCCACGTCTCCAGCGACTACGTCTTCGACGGCACGCTCGATCGCCCGTACACCGAGGACGACGCCGTCTGCCCCCTGGGCGTGTACGGACAGACCAAGGCGGCAGGCGATCAGATCGTGTCCGGCGTGCCGCGCCACTACATCGTCCGCACCAGCTGGGTCATCGGCGACGGCAACAACTTCGTGCGCACGATGGCCGCGCTCGCCGCGCGCGGCGTCGACCCGAAGGTGGTGAGCGACCAGACCGGCCGTCTCACGTTCACCGCGGACATCGCCGCCGGCATCCAGCACCTCCTCACCACCGGCGCGGAATACGGCACGTACAACCTCACCGGCGGCGGGGAACCCACCACCTGGGCCGGCATCGCCCGGCGGGTCTTCGAGCTCACCGGTCACGATCCGGCACGCGTGACGGGAGTCACCACCGACGATTACTTCGCCGCCGCGACGGCTCCCGTCGCGCCTCGGCCGCGCAACAGCGTCCTGGATCTGTCGAAGATCGCGGCGGCGGGATGGGCTCCCGCGGCGTTCGAGGACAGCCTGGGAGCGTACCTGGGGCACGCGAGCGGGCGGCCCTGA
- a CDS encoding glycosyltransferase, giving the protein MVATLRVVLDQLVAPTDPDLALASRETGRALVATTPGGCEVAAIVPSAPDAAGDLEGAVPGLADVTRAPLARRELAASWQLGLAPGIGGGMIHSPTALAPLVKHDRVHDNDQTVVTMWDLSAWERAGEMPRTAVTWHRAMLKRALKHADAVVVPSHAMAHHLAEIAPFGDRIRVIAGAAPAGFAVPTDEVGRRRALDVPDGCLVVPGSSAASAGLSTAFAAIAAAGADLPVVVIGASEGDEPAVAELAAASGLAEGRVHVRGALEDADRAAVLGGAVALLAPSTLSGFPWRVVEALAVGVPVIAADSETHREVVWDGGVLAPASEDGAFADALAGLLGSAAAVERQAVLAADRGRAFSWMSAAERIWQLHADL; this is encoded by the coding sequence ATGGTCGCGACTCTGCGCGTGGTGCTCGACCAGCTCGTCGCGCCGACCGACCCCGACCTCGCTCTCGCATCGCGCGAGACGGGGCGTGCCCTCGTCGCGACCACGCCCGGTGGGTGCGAGGTGGCGGCGATCGTTCCCTCGGCGCCCGATGCCGCGGGCGATCTCGAGGGGGCGGTGCCCGGACTCGCCGACGTCACGCGCGCCCCGCTGGCAAGGCGTGAGCTCGCCGCCTCGTGGCAGCTCGGGCTGGCACCGGGGATCGGCGGGGGAATGATCCACTCGCCGACTGCGCTCGCGCCGCTGGTCAAGCACGATCGCGTCCACGACAACGACCAGACCGTCGTGACGATGTGGGATCTTTCGGCCTGGGAGCGGGCGGGAGAGATGCCGCGGACGGCCGTCACGTGGCACCGGGCGATGCTCAAGCGCGCCCTGAAGCACGCGGATGCCGTCGTGGTGCCGAGCCACGCGATGGCGCACCATCTCGCGGAGATCGCGCCCTTCGGCGACCGGATCCGCGTGATCGCGGGAGCCGCGCCGGCCGGCTTCGCCGTTCCCACCGACGAGGTCGGGCGGCGGCGGGCGCTCGATGTGCCCGATGGGTGTCTCGTCGTGCCGGGGTCGTCGGCGGCCTCCGCGGGGCTGTCCACCGCTTTCGCGGCCATCGCCGCGGCGGGAGCGGACCTGCCGGTCGTGGTGATCGGTGCGTCCGAGGGGGACGAGCCGGCCGTTGCTGAGCTGGCGGCGGCATCCGGACTTGCAGAAGGGCGTGTGCATGTGCGCGGCGCCCTGGAGGACGCGGATCGCGCGGCCGTTCTGGGCGGGGCGGTGGCGTTGCTGGCTCCGTCGACGCTGAGCGGTTTTCCGTGGCGGGTCGTGGAGGCGTTGGCCGTCGGTGTTCCCGTCATCGCCGCGGACTCCGAAACGCATCGCGAGGTCGTCTGGGACGGGGGAGTGCTGGCGCCGGCGTCGGAGGACGGTGCGTTCGCGGACGCGCTCGCCGGTCTGCTCGGCTCAGCCGCGGCGGTCGAGCGGCAGGCCGTGCTGGCCGCGGATCGCGGCCGGGCCTTCTCGTGGATGAGTGCCGCCGAGCGGATCTGGCAGCTGCACGCCGACCTGTGA
- a CDS encoding glycosyltransferase family 2 protein yields MTMMVRDEADIVGAMIEHHLAQGIDLFLVTDNGSVDGTTEILEEFARAGRIELAHDPRHLKQQHEVVTAMSREAARRGAQWVLNADADEFWVCAQDASRTVAEELALIDPAIGAFEVPVIDMTGAPAVAGSGLQRLLYRDERPDEVMQALGIHAHATPDVAFVPREDVTVAQGNHFVDVPPAGDLEPGRGLRVYHFPWRSWAQFERKVSNAGRAYEASPHLRPSINHHGMRDYRRLQDGLLLASYIARHPSADALAEGIREGWFIEDRRIADATPSPEPDELFSPETIDLEREVAMRMVPVDRRVLGLERERREALDRLAFENTHVAELDELVARLREERDESRRAEQERRDEITALHRSRLVRWALRLSGALHAR; encoded by the coding sequence ATGACAATGATGGTCCGCGATGAAGCGGACATCGTCGGTGCGATGATCGAGCACCACCTGGCGCAGGGAATCGATCTCTTCCTCGTCACCGACAACGGATCGGTCGACGGGACGACCGAGATCCTGGAGGAGTTCGCTCGCGCCGGTCGGATCGAGCTCGCGCACGACCCGCGTCATCTCAAGCAGCAACACGAGGTCGTGACCGCGATGTCGCGCGAAGCGGCCCGCCGCGGTGCACAGTGGGTCCTCAACGCGGACGCCGACGAGTTCTGGGTGTGCGCGCAGGATGCATCGCGCACCGTCGCCGAGGAGCTCGCGCTGATCGACCCGGCGATCGGCGCCTTCGAGGTGCCCGTCATCGACATGACGGGGGCGCCGGCGGTCGCCGGCAGCGGCCTGCAGCGACTGCTGTACCGCGATGAGCGCCCCGACGAGGTCATGCAGGCCCTCGGCATCCACGCGCACGCGACACCCGACGTGGCCTTCGTCCCCCGCGAGGACGTCACCGTCGCGCAGGGCAATCACTTCGTCGACGTGCCGCCGGCGGGCGATCTGGAACCCGGCCGCGGCCTGCGCGTGTATCACTTCCCCTGGCGCTCGTGGGCCCAGTTCGAGCGCAAGGTGAGCAACGCCGGGCGCGCCTACGAGGCGTCTCCGCACCTGCGCCCGAGCATCAACCACCACGGCATGAGGGACTACCGCCGTCTGCAGGACGGGCTTCTGCTCGCCTCGTACATCGCTCGGCACCCTTCCGCCGACGCGCTCGCGGAGGGGATCCGGGAGGGGTGGTTCATCGAGGACCGCCGGATCGCCGACGCGACGCCCTCCCCGGAGCCCGATGAACTCTTCTCTCCCGAGACGATCGACCTCGAGCGAGAGGTGGCGATGCGCATGGTGCCGGTCGATCGCCGTGTCCTGGGTCTCGAACGGGAACGGCGCGAGGCCCTGGACCGTCTCGCCTTCGAGAACACCCACGTCGCGGAGCTGGACGAGCTCGTCGCGAGGTTGCGCGAGGAACGGGACGAGAGCCGCCGAGCCGAGCAGGAACGACGCGACGAGATCACTGCCCTGCATCGGAGCCGCCTGGTCCGATGGGCTCTGCGACTCAGCGGCGCCCTGCACGCACGCTAG